The following coding sequences lie in one Panicum virgatum strain AP13 chromosome 6N, P.virgatum_v5, whole genome shotgun sequence genomic window:
- the LOC120679647 gene encoding sugar transport protein MST5 translates to MAGGVVVNAAGGKEYPGHMTAFVFFTCLVASSGGLIFGYDIGISGGVTSMDSFLQEFFPSVYAQAEASKDTNQYCKFNSQLLTLFTSSLYLAALATSFVAASVTRVFGRKWSMFCGGVTFLAGSALNGAATDVMMLILGRILLGVGVGFANQSVPLYLSEMAPAKLRGMLNIGFQLMTTIGILAANLINYATVGIAGGWGWRVGLGLAGVPALVITVGALALPDTPNSLIARGYREDAKAVLVKIRGTDDVHDEYADMVAASEEASAIAHPWRNILEPKYRPQLTVAVLIPFFQQLTGINVIMFYSPVLFLTIGFGDDASLMSAVITGLVNMFATVVSIVTVDRLGRRALFLQGGTQMFISQIVVGTLIALQFGTAGVGEMSRSNAMLLVLFICLYVAGFAWSWGPLGWLVPSEVFSLEIRSAGQSIAVCVNMTLTFIIGQAFLSMLCTLKFGLFYFFAGWMFVMTAFVALFLPETKGVAIEEMNLVWSQHWFWGRYVTVDGDGSRRGGGNRRTSGV, encoded by the coding sequence atggcgggcggcgtggtggtgaACGCGGCCGGGGGCAAGGAGTACCCCGGCCACATGACGGCGTTCGTCTTCTTCACCTGCCTGGTGGCGTCCTCGGGCGGGCTCATCTTCGGCTACGACATCGGCATCTCCGGCGGCGTGACGTCCATGGACTCGTTCCTCCAGGAGTTCTTCCCCTCCGTGTACGCCCAGGCCGAGGCCAGCAAGGACACCAACCAGTACTGCAAGTTCAACAGCCAGCTGCTGACGCTCTTCACGTCGTCGCTGTACCTGGCGGCGCTGGCGACCTCGTTCGTCGCGGCGTCGGTGACGCGCGTGTTCGGGCGCAAGTGGTCCATGTTCTGCGGCGGCGTCACCTTCCTGGCGGGCTCGGCGCTCAacggcgccgccaccgacgTGATGATGCTCATCCTGGGCCGCATTctgctcggcgtcggcgtcggcttCGCCAACCAGTCGGTGCCGCTCTACCTGTCGGAGATGGCGCCGGCGAAGCTCCGCGGCATGCTCAACATCGGGTTCCAGCTCATGACCACCATCGGCATCCTGGCGGCGAACCTGATCAACTACGCGACCGTGGGCATCGCCGGCGGCTGGGGCTGGCGCGTCGGgctggggctcgccggcgtgccggCGCTGGTGATCACGGTCGGCGCGCTGGCGCTGCCCGACACGCCCAACTCCCTCATCGCCCGCGGCTACCGTGAGGACGCCAAGGCGGTGCTGGTGAAGATCCGCGGCACCGACGACGTGCACGACGAGTACGCCGACATGGTGGCGGCGAGCGAGGAGGCGAGCGCCATCGCGCACCCGTGGCGCAACATCCTGGAGCCCAAGTACCGGCCGCAGCTGACGGTGGCCGTGCTCATCCCCTTCTTCCAGCAGCTCACCGGCATCAACGTGATCATGTTCTACTCGCCGGTGCTGTTCCTGACCATCGGCTTCGGCGACGACGCGTCGCTCATGTCCGCCGTCATCACGGGGCTCGTCAACATGTTCGCCACCGTGGTGTCCATCGTCACCGTCGACCGGctgggccgccgcgcgctcttCCTCCAGGgcggcacgcagatgttcatcTCCCAGATCGTGGTGGGCACCCTGATCGCGCTCCAGTTCGGCACCGCCGGCGTCGGCGAGATGTCGCGGTCCAACGCCATGCTGCTGGTGCTCTTCATCTGCCTCTACGTGGCGGGCTTCGCCTGGTCGTGGGGCCCGCTCGGGTGGCTCGTCCCCTCGGAGGTGTTCTCGCTGGAGATCCGGTCGGCCGGGCAGAGCATCGCCGTGTGCGTCAACATGACGCTCACCTTCATCATCGGCCAGGCCTTCCTCAGCATGCTCTGCACGCTCAAGTTCGGCCTCTTCTACTTCTTCGCCGGCTGGATGTTCGTCATGACCGCCTTCGTCGCGCTCTTCCTGCCGGAGACCAAGGGGGTGGCCATCGAGGAGATGAACCTCGTCTGGAGCCAGCACTGGTTCTGGGGGAGGTACGTCAccgtcgacggcgacggctcgcggcgcggcggcggcaaccgCAGAACGAGCGGCGTCTGA
- the LOC120678819 gene encoding vacuolar sorting protein 18-like isoform X2, translated as MDGGGGGGQLFSVDPLERQAARGHGVVTSMAAGSDVIVLGTSRGWLVRHDYTFEDAHDLDLGSGRSGDHSVHRVFLDPGGKHCVATVVHPGGAETYYHHARWPRPKPLPRLRGLLVNAVAWNRQSITEASTKEVILGTESGQIFEMAVDEADKREKYVKPLFQLTEQREGIKDLQMETAVVGNSTRYYVMAVTPTRLYSFTGIGSLETVFTSYSDRAIHFMELPGEIPNSELHFFIKQRRAKHFGWLSGSGIYHGELNFGAQHSSTSGDENFVENKGFFDYSKLGDSGTKPRSFALSEFHFLLLIGDKIKVVNRISQQMVEELVVDNTPETSRGIIGLCNDASTGLFYAYDESSIFQISTSDEGRDMWQVYLDMNHYAAALSHCRNPFQRDQVYLVQADAAFAAKEYYIAASFYAKMNYILSFEEISLKFISIGEQDALRTFLLRRLDNLTKDDKMQITMISTWATELYLDKINRLLLEDSTGTTTNSVAEPNSSEYRSIVNEFRAFLSDSKDVLDEATTMRLLESYGRVDELVYFAGLKEQFEIVVHHYIQQGEARKALEVLQQRNVPVDLVYKFAPDLIMLDAYETVESWMMVRNKLNPGKLIPAMMRYVSEPHAKNETHEVIKYLEFYVKDLENKDPGVHNLLLSLYAKKEDESQLLQFLDTKFGKGQTNGPEFFYDPKYALRLCLKEKRMRACVRIYSMMSMHEEAVALALKVDLELAKAEADKVEDDEELRKKLWLKVAKHVIEQEKGVKRENIKKAIEFLSETNNLLKIEDILPFFPDFVLIDDFKEEICKSLKDYNSQIELLKQEMDDATRGADNIRSDIGALAQRYTVIDREQDCGVCRRKILTVGGLHQVGRSYTSVGNMAPFYVFPCGHAFHANCLIGHVTRCSSQAHAERILDLQKRLSLMDRKAAKDNGSNVNGESIMSTTPVDKLRSQLDDAVASECPFCGDLMIKEISQPFILPEESDEKASWEIKPQPMPQKILPMTMSI; from the exons atggacggcggcggcggcggcggccagctctTCTCCGTGGACCCCCTGGAGCGCCAGGCCGCGCGGGGCCACGGCGTCGTcacctccatggccgccggcagCGACGTCATCGTGCTCGGCACCTCCCGCGGCTGGCTCGTCCGCCACGACTACACCTTCGAGGACGCCCACG ATCTCGACCTGGGGAGCGGCCGCTCCGGCGACCACTCGGTGCACCGGGTGTTCCTGGACCCCGGCGGCAAGCACTGCGTCGCCACGGTGGTCCACCCGGGCGGCGCGGAGACGTACTACCACCACGCAAGGTGGCCGCGCCCCAAGCCGCTCCCCCGACTCCGCGGCCTCCTCGTCAATGCTGTCGCCTGGAACCGCCAATCCATCACGGAAG CATCGACCAAGGAGGTGATCCTGGGCACTGAGAGCGGGCAGATCTTTGAGATGGCTGTGGATGAGGCCGACAAGAGGGAGAAGTATGTGAAGCcgctcttccagctcactgagCAAAGAGAGGGCATCAAGGATCTGCAG ATGGAGACTGCTGTGGTTGGAAATTCCACAAGGTACTATGTGATGGCCGTCACTCCAACACGGCTTTACTCGTTCACAGGCATTGGTTCATTAGAA ACTGTTTTTACTAGTTACTCAGATCGTGCCATACACTTTATGGAGCTCCCAGGAGAAATACCTAACAG TGAGTTACATTTCTTTATCAAGCAAAGAAGGGCTAAACACTTCGGATGGCTTTCTGGATCTGGAATTTATCATGGTGAACTGAATTTTGGAGCGCAACACAG CTCTACTAGTGGAGATGAGAACTTTGTGGAAAATAAGGGTTTTTTTGACTACTCAAAATTGGGAGATTCTGGAACTAAACCAAGGTCATTTGCATTGTCTGAATTCCATTTTCTGCTTCTGATTGGGGACAAGATTAAG GTAGTGAACAGAATAAGCCAGCAGATGGTGGAGGAACTTGTAGTTGACAATACACCTGAAACTTCAAGAGGAATCATTGGCCTCTGTAATGATGCATCTACAGGACTTTTCTATGCATATGATGAAAGTTCTATATTCCAG ATTTCCACTTCTGATGAGGGTCGTGACATGTGGCAAGTTTACTTGGATATGAATCATTATGCTGCTGCTTTATCACATTGTCGCAACCCTTTCCAGCGGGACCAAGTCTATCTAGTGCAG GCTGATGCTGCATTTGCTGCAAAAGAGTATTACATAGCAGCTTCCTTCTATGCTAAG ATGAATTATATCCTATCGTTTGAGGAGATCAGCCTGAAGTTTATATCAATAGGTGAGCAG GATGCTCTCAGAACTTTCTTGTTGAGAAGGCTTGACAACCTCACTAAAGATGACAAGATGCAGATTACGATGATCTCAACTTGGGCTACTGAGCTGTACTTAGACAAG ATTAATCGCCTCCTGTTGGAAGATAGCACTGGCACCACTACAAATTCTGTAGCAGAGCCTAATAGCTCAGAATATCGTTCAATAGTAAATGAATTCCGTGCTTTTCTTAGTGACAGCAAAGATGTATTAGATGAAGCAACAACAATGAGACTATTGGAAAG TTACGGAAGAGTGGATGAGCTTGTGTACTTTGCTGGTTTGAAGGAGCAATTTGAAATTGTGGTTCATCATTACATTCAG CAAGGAGAAGCAAGAAAAGCATTGGAAGTGCTTCAACAGCGCAATGTTCCTGTAGACCTTGTG TATAAATTTGCCCCAGATTTAATCATGTTAGATGCTTATGAGACTGTTGAATCTTGGATGATGGTGAGAAACAAGTTGAATCCGGGGAAACTCATACCAGCAATGATGCGTTATGTGAGCGAACCACATGCGAA GAACGAAACACACGAGGTTATTAAATACCTAGAATTTTATGTGAAAGATTTGGAGAACAAGGACCCTGGAGTGCATAATCTGTTGCTATCACTGTATGCCAAGAAG GAAGATGAATCCCAGCTTTTGCAATTTCTCGACACCAAATTTGGTAAAGGACAAACAAATGGCCCTGAATTCTTTTATGATCCCAAGTATGCTCTCCGCCTATGTCTTAAAGAGAAGAGAATGCGTGCTTGTGTTCGTATTTACAGCATGATGTCCATGCATGAGGAAGCTGTGGCACTTGCTTTAAAG GTGGACTTAGAACTTGCAAAGGCAGAAGCTGACAAAGTAGAAGATGATGAAGAGCTTAGGAAGAAGCTGTGGCTTAAGGTTGCGAAGCATGTAATTGAGCAAGAGAAAGGTGTCAAGAGAGAAAATATAAAGAAAGCAATAGAATTCCTTTCGGAGACCAATAACTTGTTAAAGATTGAGGATATCTTACCATTTTTCCCAGACTTCGTATTGATTGACGACTTCAAA GAGGAAATATGCAAATCTCTCAAGGACTATAACAGCCAGATTGAGCTGCTGAAACAGGAGATGGATGATGCCACACGTGGGGCAGACAATATCAGAAGTGATATTGGTGCCCTCGCTCAGAGATATACTGTAATTGATCGTGAGCAGGATTGTGGG GTTTGCCGGCGTAAAATATTGACTGTTGGAGGGTTACACCAGGTAGGAAGAAGCTACACGTCTGTTGGGAACATGGCCCCTTTTTACGTGTTTCCCTGTGGACATGCCTTCCATGCGAATTGCTTGATTGGACATGTAACTCGTTGCAGTAGCCAGGCGCAC GCTGAGAGAATATTGGACCTTCAGAAACGGCTTAGCTTGATGGATAGAAAAGCAGCAAAAGACAATGGATCAAATGTTAATGGTGAATCTATTATGAGCACAACCCCAGTTGACAAG CTTAGGTCACAGTTGGATGATGCTGTAGCAAGTGAGTGCCCTTTCTGCGGCGACCTGATGATCAAGGAGATTTCACAGCCATTCATTCTCCCAGAAGAGTCAGATGAAAAGGCATCATGGGAAATTAAACCACAACCAATGCCTCAGAAGATTCTCCCCATGACCATGTCTATATGA
- the LOC120678819 gene encoding vacuolar sorting protein 18-like isoform X1, whose amino-acid sequence MDGGGGGGQLFSVDPLERQAARGHGVVTSMAAGSDVIVLGTSRGWLVRHDYTFEDAHDLDLGSGRSGDHSVHRVFLDPGGKHCVATVVHPGGAETYYHHARWPRPKPLPRLRGLLVNAVAWNRQSITEASTKEVILGTESGQIFEMAVDEADKREKYVKPLFQLTEQREGIKDLQMETAVVGNSTRYYVMAVTPTRLYSFTGIGSLETVFTSYSDRAIHFMELPGEIPNSELHFFIKQRRAKHFGWLSGSGIYHGELNFGAQHSSTSGDENFVENKGFFDYSKLGDSGTKPRSFALSEFHFLLLIGDKIKVVNRISQQMVEELVVDNTPETSRGIIGLCNDASTGLFYAYDESSIFQISTSDEGRDMWQVYLDMNHYAAALSHCRNPFQRDQVYLVQADAAFAAKEYYIAASFYAKMNYILSFEEISLKFISIGEQPSTMSTWQDALRTFLLRRLDNLTKDDKMQITMISTWATELYLDKINRLLLEDSTGTTTNSVAEPNSSEYRSIVNEFRAFLSDSKDVLDEATTMRLLESYGRVDELVYFAGLKEQFEIVVHHYIQQGEARKALEVLQQRNVPVDLVYKFAPDLIMLDAYETVESWMMVRNKLNPGKLIPAMMRYVSEPHAKNETHEVIKYLEFYVKDLENKDPGVHNLLLSLYAKKEDESQLLQFLDTKFGKGQTNGPEFFYDPKYALRLCLKEKRMRACVRIYSMMSMHEEAVALALKVDLELAKAEADKVEDDEELRKKLWLKVAKHVIEQEKGVKRENIKKAIEFLSETNNLLKIEDILPFFPDFVLIDDFKEEICKSLKDYNSQIELLKQEMDDATRGADNIRSDIGALAQRYTVIDREQDCGVCRRKILTVGGLHQVGRSYTSVGNMAPFYVFPCGHAFHANCLIGHVTRCSSQAHAERILDLQKRLSLMDRKAAKDNGSNVNGESIMSTTPVDKLRSQLDDAVASECPFCGDLMIKEISQPFILPEESDEKASWEIKPQPMPQKILPMTMSI is encoded by the exons atggacggcggcggcggcggcggccagctctTCTCCGTGGACCCCCTGGAGCGCCAGGCCGCGCGGGGCCACGGCGTCGTcacctccatggccgccggcagCGACGTCATCGTGCTCGGCACCTCCCGCGGCTGGCTCGTCCGCCACGACTACACCTTCGAGGACGCCCACG ATCTCGACCTGGGGAGCGGCCGCTCCGGCGACCACTCGGTGCACCGGGTGTTCCTGGACCCCGGCGGCAAGCACTGCGTCGCCACGGTGGTCCACCCGGGCGGCGCGGAGACGTACTACCACCACGCAAGGTGGCCGCGCCCCAAGCCGCTCCCCCGACTCCGCGGCCTCCTCGTCAATGCTGTCGCCTGGAACCGCCAATCCATCACGGAAG CATCGACCAAGGAGGTGATCCTGGGCACTGAGAGCGGGCAGATCTTTGAGATGGCTGTGGATGAGGCCGACAAGAGGGAGAAGTATGTGAAGCcgctcttccagctcactgagCAAAGAGAGGGCATCAAGGATCTGCAG ATGGAGACTGCTGTGGTTGGAAATTCCACAAGGTACTATGTGATGGCCGTCACTCCAACACGGCTTTACTCGTTCACAGGCATTGGTTCATTAGAA ACTGTTTTTACTAGTTACTCAGATCGTGCCATACACTTTATGGAGCTCCCAGGAGAAATACCTAACAG TGAGTTACATTTCTTTATCAAGCAAAGAAGGGCTAAACACTTCGGATGGCTTTCTGGATCTGGAATTTATCATGGTGAACTGAATTTTGGAGCGCAACACAG CTCTACTAGTGGAGATGAGAACTTTGTGGAAAATAAGGGTTTTTTTGACTACTCAAAATTGGGAGATTCTGGAACTAAACCAAGGTCATTTGCATTGTCTGAATTCCATTTTCTGCTTCTGATTGGGGACAAGATTAAG GTAGTGAACAGAATAAGCCAGCAGATGGTGGAGGAACTTGTAGTTGACAATACACCTGAAACTTCAAGAGGAATCATTGGCCTCTGTAATGATGCATCTACAGGACTTTTCTATGCATATGATGAAAGTTCTATATTCCAG ATTTCCACTTCTGATGAGGGTCGTGACATGTGGCAAGTTTACTTGGATATGAATCATTATGCTGCTGCTTTATCACATTGTCGCAACCCTTTCCAGCGGGACCAAGTCTATCTAGTGCAG GCTGATGCTGCATTTGCTGCAAAAGAGTATTACATAGCAGCTTCCTTCTATGCTAAG ATGAATTATATCCTATCGTTTGAGGAGATCAGCCTGAAGTTTATATCAATAGGTGAGCAG CCGTCAACTATGTCTACATGGCAGGATGCTCTCAGAACTTTCTTGTTGAGAAGGCTTGACAACCTCACTAAAGATGACAAGATGCAGATTACGATGATCTCAACTTGGGCTACTGAGCTGTACTTAGACAAG ATTAATCGCCTCCTGTTGGAAGATAGCACTGGCACCACTACAAATTCTGTAGCAGAGCCTAATAGCTCAGAATATCGTTCAATAGTAAATGAATTCCGTGCTTTTCTTAGTGACAGCAAAGATGTATTAGATGAAGCAACAACAATGAGACTATTGGAAAG TTACGGAAGAGTGGATGAGCTTGTGTACTTTGCTGGTTTGAAGGAGCAATTTGAAATTGTGGTTCATCATTACATTCAG CAAGGAGAAGCAAGAAAAGCATTGGAAGTGCTTCAACAGCGCAATGTTCCTGTAGACCTTGTG TATAAATTTGCCCCAGATTTAATCATGTTAGATGCTTATGAGACTGTTGAATCTTGGATGATGGTGAGAAACAAGTTGAATCCGGGGAAACTCATACCAGCAATGATGCGTTATGTGAGCGAACCACATGCGAA GAACGAAACACACGAGGTTATTAAATACCTAGAATTTTATGTGAAAGATTTGGAGAACAAGGACCCTGGAGTGCATAATCTGTTGCTATCACTGTATGCCAAGAAG GAAGATGAATCCCAGCTTTTGCAATTTCTCGACACCAAATTTGGTAAAGGACAAACAAATGGCCCTGAATTCTTTTATGATCCCAAGTATGCTCTCCGCCTATGTCTTAAAGAGAAGAGAATGCGTGCTTGTGTTCGTATTTACAGCATGATGTCCATGCATGAGGAAGCTGTGGCACTTGCTTTAAAG GTGGACTTAGAACTTGCAAAGGCAGAAGCTGACAAAGTAGAAGATGATGAAGAGCTTAGGAAGAAGCTGTGGCTTAAGGTTGCGAAGCATGTAATTGAGCAAGAGAAAGGTGTCAAGAGAGAAAATATAAAGAAAGCAATAGAATTCCTTTCGGAGACCAATAACTTGTTAAAGATTGAGGATATCTTACCATTTTTCCCAGACTTCGTATTGATTGACGACTTCAAA GAGGAAATATGCAAATCTCTCAAGGACTATAACAGCCAGATTGAGCTGCTGAAACAGGAGATGGATGATGCCACACGTGGGGCAGACAATATCAGAAGTGATATTGGTGCCCTCGCTCAGAGATATACTGTAATTGATCGTGAGCAGGATTGTGGG GTTTGCCGGCGTAAAATATTGACTGTTGGAGGGTTACACCAGGTAGGAAGAAGCTACACGTCTGTTGGGAACATGGCCCCTTTTTACGTGTTTCCCTGTGGACATGCCTTCCATGCGAATTGCTTGATTGGACATGTAACTCGTTGCAGTAGCCAGGCGCAC GCTGAGAGAATATTGGACCTTCAGAAACGGCTTAGCTTGATGGATAGAAAAGCAGCAAAAGACAATGGATCAAATGTTAATGGTGAATCTATTATGAGCACAACCCCAGTTGACAAG CTTAGGTCACAGTTGGATGATGCTGTAGCAAGTGAGTGCCCTTTCTGCGGCGACCTGATGATCAAGGAGATTTCACAGCCATTCATTCTCCCAGAAGAGTCAGATGAAAAGGCATCATGGGAAATTAAACCACAACCAATGCCTCAGAAGATTCTCCCCATGACCATGTCTATATGA